A stretch of the Nosocomiicoccus ampullae genome encodes the following:
- a CDS encoding NCS2 family permease — MNDFFKLSARGTDVKTEVIAGFTTFLTMAYIVIVNPAILSAAGVPFNQVFIATVISAVVGTLIMALWANYPIAIAPGMGMNAYFVSVVFSEGVTYQAVLGTVFFAGVIFLLLTFTSLRETLIRSIPTPLKVGVASGIGLFIASLGLKMSGIIVPDEETFVTFGDITSPVTLLTVFGVLLSLILVTREVKGALFIGMLVTAVIGYVTGLLYIDNGFVSTPPSPVFFDLDLSSVFSQSLYSVVFAFLLVTLFDTTGTMIGVAEQAGLMKDGELPGAKRALMADAVATTVGATFGSTPSSAYVESSSGVQVGGRTGLTTLVVAVLFMLTLFFSPIIESISALSAITAPALIIVGSFMMSGLSKVNWSRFDDAFPTFIIILSMPFTSSIATGIALGFITYPLLKLVVGRGKEVHPLIYVFAVLFIIQIGFL; from the coding sequence ATGAATGATTTCTTTAAATTAAGTGCACGTGGTACGGATGTTAAAACAGAGGTTATTGCTGGTTTTACAACGTTTTTAACGATGGCATATATCGTTATCGTAAACCCGGCGATTTTATCAGCAGCTGGAGTACCGTTTAACCAAGTATTTATTGCGACGGTGATTTCAGCAGTAGTCGGAACGCTCATTATGGCGTTATGGGCAAATTATCCGATTGCGATCGCACCCGGGATGGGTATGAACGCATACTTTGTGTCCGTCGTGTTTTCAGAAGGTGTAACGTATCAAGCGGTGCTTGGTACAGTGTTTTTTGCTGGGGTAATCTTTTTACTCCTTACGTTTACATCACTCCGTGAAACATTGATTCGCTCAATCCCAACACCTTTAAAGGTTGGGGTCGCAAGTGGTATCGGGTTATTTATCGCGTCGCTTGGACTAAAGATGTCCGGTATAATTGTACCTGACGAAGAGACGTTTGTAACGTTTGGTGATATTACGTCACCAGTGACTTTACTGACAGTGTTTGGTGTATTACTCTCACTGATACTTGTCACTCGTGAAGTTAAAGGTGCGTTATTTATTGGGATGCTCGTTACAGCAGTGATTGGTTACGTCACTGGATTACTTTATATTGATAATGGGTTTGTATCGACACCACCGTCACCTGTATTTTTTGATTTAGACTTAAGTAGTGTATTTAGTCAGTCGTTATACTCAGTCGTATTTGCATTTTTACTCGTCACGTTATTTGATACGACAGGGACGATGATTGGAGTTGCTGAACAAGCAGGACTGATGAAAGACGGAGAACTACCAGGTGCTAAAAGAGCGTTGATGGCAGACGCGGTTGCAACTACTGTCGGTGCGACATTTGGTTCAACTCCTTCAAGTGCGTACGTTGAGTCGTCATCTGGAGTTCAGGTTGGTGGACGTACTGGACTCACGACGCTCGTCGTTGCGGTGTTATTTATGTTAACACTTTTCTTCTCACCAATAATTGAATCAATTTCTGCATTATCTGCAATTACAGCACCTGCACTCATTATTGTTGGAAGTTTTATGATGTCAGGATTATCTAAAGTAAATTGGTCGCGTTTTGATGATGCATTTCCGACATTTATTATCATCTTATCAATGCCATTTACTTCAAGTATCGCAACGGGAATTGCACTAGGATTTATTACGTATCCGTTACTTAAACTCGTTGTAGGTAGAGGTAAAGAAGTTCATCCGTTAATATATGTATTTGCAGTATTATTTATCATCCAAATCGGATTCTTATAA
- a CDS encoding STM3941 family protein, with amino-acid sequence MGETIIKKSNKKVIMLTLLAVVFIVVGGIIMYKGINDGSILLTVIGGICGGVFIGFLIGALKMSRSGDTLLILNDKGFYDYSSLIATKDQLIEWSEVRDIQYAEMSGQQFVNVQLKHPEETLRHQSDFAKKMAKANENLGFSGINVNAGIAVGYDGTELTNLMNDYFKQYEKKDV; translated from the coding sequence GTGGGAGAAACTATTATTAAGAAGAGCAACAAAAAAGTAATTATGTTAACGTTACTTGCTGTCGTATTCATTGTTGTAGGCGGAATTATAATGTATAAAGGAATCAACGATGGAAGTATACTACTTACTGTGATTGGTGGAATATGTGGAGGGGTATTCATAGGCTTTTTAATTGGAGCGCTTAAGATGTCCCGTTCTGGAGATACTTTACTAATTCTTAATGACAAAGGATTCTATGATTATTCATCATTAATAGCAACAAAAGATCAGTTAATTGAATGGAGCGAAGTTCGTGACATACAATACGCTGAAATGAGTGGACAACAATTTGTGAATGTTCAATTAAAACACCCAGAAGAGACTTTACGTCATCAATCTGACTTTGCTAAGAAAATGGCAAAAGCAAACGAAAATTTAGGATTTTCCGGCATTAACGTGAATGCAGGTATCGCAGTCGGTTACGATGGTACTGAATTAACCAATCTCATGAATGATTACTTTAAACAATACGAGAAAAAAGATGTATAA
- a CDS encoding SulP family inorganic anion transporter, which yields MVDKIKTEWLNQPLQNILAGIVVTLALIPEVIAFSFIAGVEPMVGLYASVVMAISISFLGGRPAMISAAAGAIALIVSPLVKEYGVDYLIFATILMGVIQVIFGLFKVGALLKFIPNSVMIGFVNALGILIFMAQLEHIFNISFATYIYVIVTLLIVYITPYFIKTIPAPLFAIVILTSVYIMFGADVKTVGDLGEIKRTLPEFIIPNVPYTLETLLIVLPYSISMAIVGLVESLLTAKIVDDATDTVSNKNKESRGQGFSNIITGFFGGMGGCAMIGQSVVSVEYGGTTRLATFTAGAFLMFMILVLGDIMVQIPMSVLAAIMVMVALKTFDWGTFKYIKHGEKSDIFVMLITVIAVVLTNNLAVGVIIGVLLSALFFLKKISNVTVLKTDKETITYHISGNIFYASIESMMDQINFNDTNRTIYLNFDDAKIYDDAAVQAIEQVVNQLKTYNEVYVTDLSKESYDKFMRQTTIDASHLVQKRS from the coding sequence ATGGTTGATAAAATTAAAACTGAATGGCTGAATCAGCCGCTTCAAAATATATTAGCTGGAATTGTCGTAACGCTTGCTCTGATTCCTGAGGTGATTGCATTTTCTTTTATTGCGGGTGTTGAGCCGATGGTTGGGTTATATGCGTCGGTGGTTATGGCGATTTCTATTTCGTTTTTAGGTGGTCGACCAGCGATGATTTCTGCAGCTGCTGGTGCGATTGCATTAATTGTTAGTCCACTCGTGAAAGAGTATGGTGTCGATTATTTAATTTTCGCGACGATTCTGATGGGTGTTATTCAAGTGATTTTTGGGCTGTTTAAAGTTGGTGCATTACTTAAGTTTATCCCGAACTCTGTCATGATCGGATTTGTGAACGCACTTGGTATTTTAATTTTTATGGCACAACTTGAACATATATTTAACATCTCTTTTGCAACATACATATATGTAATCGTCACGTTATTAATTGTTTATATTACGCCATACTTTATTAAAACAATACCTGCACCGTTATTTGCGATTGTGATTTTAACGAGTGTATACATTATGTTTGGTGCAGATGTTAAAACAGTTGGTGATTTAGGTGAGATTAAACGCACGCTACCTGAATTCATTATTCCGAACGTTCCGTATACGTTAGAAACACTACTCATCGTTTTACCGTATTCGATTTCGATGGCAATCGTTGGACTTGTTGAAAGTTTACTGACAGCTAAAATCGTAGATGATGCGACAGATACTGTGAGTAATAAAAACAAAGAATCTCGTGGCCAAGGGTTTTCAAATATTATCACTGGATTTTTTGGTGGTATGGGCGGATGCGCAATGATTGGGCAGTCTGTTGTAAGTGTTGAGTACGGTGGAACAACTCGACTTGCTACTTTTACTGCAGGTGCATTTTTAATGTTTATGATACTCGTTTTAGGCGATATTATGGTACAGATTCCGATGTCAGTACTCGCAGCGATTATGGTGATGGTCGCGTTAAAGACGTTTGATTGGGGTACATTTAAATATATTAAGCATGGAGAGAAAAGTGATATCTTTGTAATGCTTATTACAGTTATTGCGGTTGTTTTAACGAACAATTTAGCGGTCGGTGTTATTATCGGTGTACTATTAAGCGCACTGTTTTTCTTAAAGAAAATATCAAATGTTACTGTACTAAAGACTGATAAAGAAACGATAACGTATCATATCTCAGGTAATATTTTTTATGCTTCAATTGAATCAATGATGGATCAAATTAACTTTAATGATACAAATCGTACGATTTACTTAAACTTTGATGACGCAAAAATTTATGATGATGCAGCTGTTCAAGCGATTGAACAAGTTGTCAATCAGTTAAAAACGTATAATGAAGTTTACGTGACAGATCTGTCTAAAGAAAGTTATGATAAGTTTATGAGGCAAACAACGATTGATGCGTCTCATTTAGTACAAAAAAGGAGTTAA
- a CDS encoding 5-methyltetrahydropteroyltriglutamate--homocysteine S-methyltransferase, with protein MTQGPFKADHVGSLLRPERIHKAREDFNNGDISKDELFKIETEEIEKVVDKQIEVGLKAVTDGEFRRRFWHTDFLEQLNGVEGYQPEEGYQFVGEETEAWNIRNNGKISFNKDHPHVEEFKLFKKIVNGRAVAKQTIPSPNQLFNEGIRDKSIYPDIKDYADDIIKTYQDAVKAFYDAGCRYLQFDDVYIAGLNAEDYLWGDTELSREEAIDLALYVVNSILEAKPDDLVITTHLCRGNYRSKYAFEGSYAKIAPTLFAKEKVNGFFLEYDDDRSGDFKPLDYIPNDGPKVVLGLFTSKHGELEDKETIKERIEEARQFIPKSQICLSPQCGFASTHHGNLLTEEEQWNKLRYIVELAEELLVEEE; from the coding sequence ATGACACAAGGACCATTTAAAGCAGATCACGTTGGGAGTTTACTCCGTCCAGAAAGAATTCATAAAGCACGAGAAGATTTTAATAATGGCGATATTTCTAAAGATGAGTTATTTAAAATTGAAACAGAAGAAATTGAAAAAGTTGTCGACAAACAAATTGAAGTTGGTTTAAAAGCTGTGACTGACGGTGAGTTTCGTAGACGCTTTTGGCACACAGACTTTTTAGAACAACTCAATGGTGTGGAAGGGTATCAACCAGAAGAGGGGTATCAATTCGTCGGTGAAGAAACAGAAGCCTGGAATATTCGAAACAACGGTAAAATTTCATTTAATAAAGACCATCCACATGTAGAAGAATTTAAATTGTTTAAGAAAATAGTAAACGGCCGTGCAGTCGCAAAACAAACGATACCAAGTCCAAACCAATTATTTAACGAGGGTATTCGTGATAAGTCTATCTACCCAGACATTAAAGATTATGCAGACGATATTATTAAAACTTATCAAGATGCAGTCAAAGCATTTTACGATGCAGGATGTCGATATTTACAATTTGATGATGTGTACATTGCAGGACTGAATGCAGAAGATTACTTATGGGGAGACACAGAGTTAAGTCGAGAAGAAGCCATTGATTTAGCTTTATATGTAGTGAACTCTATTTTAGAAGCAAAACCAGACGATTTAGTCATTACAACACATCTATGCCGCGGGAACTACCGCTCGAAATATGCATTTGAAGGTAGTTATGCAAAAATAGCACCGACGTTATTTGCAAAAGAAAAAGTCAATGGGTTCTTCTTAGAATATGACGATGACAGATCCGGAGACTTTAAACCACTGGATTATATTCCAAATGACGGACCAAAAGTTGTGCTTGGTTTATTTACATCTAAACATGGTGAACTTGAAGACAAAGAAACAATAAAAGAAAGAATTGAAGAAGCGCGTCAGTTTATACCAAAATCACAAATTTGCTTATCCCCGCAATGCGGTTTCGCATCAACGCACCATGGTAATTTACTTACTGAAGAAGAGCAGTGGAACAAACTTCGTTACATTGTAGAGCTAGCAGAAGAACTACTTGTCGAGGAAGAATAA
- a CDS encoding NUDIX hydrolase, producing the protein MHQKIKNDIQSFKPSNEQEEKDKIQFLKFLEEDNILLRENKVAHVTVSAFVLNTSRDKVLMAYHNIYDSWAWLGGHADGNPYLLEVALKEVEEESGLTDVSLIEKGIFSLEILTVDGHVKRGEYVSSHLHLNVTYLFEGDDEAPLRVKEDENSKVGWIPLDKLDNYVSEEWILENVYQKIMSKYQQMYGN; encoded by the coding sequence ATGCATCAAAAAATAAAAAATGATATTCAATCATTTAAACCGTCAAATGAACAAGAAGAAAAAGACAAAATTCAGTTTTTAAAATTTTTAGAAGAAGACAATATATTATTAAGAGAAAATAAAGTTGCACATGTAACTGTATCAGCATTTGTGTTAAATACATCTCGAGACAAAGTACTCATGGCATACCATAATATATATGATTCATGGGCGTGGCTTGGTGGTCACGCGGATGGTAATCCGTATTTACTTGAAGTTGCGCTAAAAGAGGTCGAAGAAGAAAGTGGGTTAACAGACGTCTCATTAATTGAAAAAGGCATATTCTCATTAGAAATACTCACAGTTGACGGTCATGTAAAGCGCGGAGAATATGTGTCATCGCATTTACACTTAAATGTCACTTACTTATTTGAAGGTGATGATGAAGCACCGCTTCGCGTAAAAGAAGACGAAAACTCAAAAGTCGGCTGGATACCACTAGACAAACTAGATAACTACGTCTCAGAAGAATGGATACTCGAGAATGTTTATCAGAAGATTATGAGTAAATATCAGCAGATGTATGGTAACTAA
- a CDS encoding universal stress protein, with product MYKSILLAADGSEYSLRAAKEALNFTGTHTVITILNVLETEATKYDFLHRKPGEKQLRELRLKPIQSTIDFFEENNVNYEVRLEQGNPTKKVVNIANEGTYDAIVIGSRGLNAFQEMMLGSVSHKVAKKAEIPVIIVK from the coding sequence ATGTACAAATCAATACTGCTTGCTGCTGACGGCTCGGAGTACAGCTTACGTGCCGCAAAAGAAGCGCTAAATTTTACAGGTACACACACGGTAATTACTATTTTAAACGTTTTAGAAACTGAAGCGACAAAGTATGATTTTTTACATAGAAAACCAGGAGAAAAGCAGTTAAGAGAATTAAGGCTAAAACCGATTCAATCGACGATTGATTTTTTTGAAGAAAACAATGTGAATTATGAAGTGAGACTTGAACAAGGCAATCCAACTAAAAAAGTAGTAAATATCGCAAATGAAGGAACTTATGATGCAATCGTTATCGGGTCACGTGGTCTAAATGCATTTCAAGAAATGATGCTTGGTAGCGTTAGCCATAAGGTTGCTAAAAAAGCAGAAATCCCTGTGATAATTGTGAAGTAA
- a CDS encoding GTP-binding protein: MKRIPVTILSGYLGAGKTTLMNHILNNTEGLKVAVLVNDMSEINIDADLIANGSSLSRTDEKFVELSNGCICCTLREDLLVEIEKLSKQDIDYILIESTGISEPVPVAQTFSYVDESLGIDLTKTTYIDTMVTVVDAYRFWNDYNSGETLLDRQEGMSEVDEREVSDLLIDQIEFCDIIILNKTDLVSEDELSQLKRTIRTLQPEAEIIETVNAEVPLEKVLNTGRFDYEKAASSAGWLRELEMGHENHIPETEEYGISSFVYKRTLPFNAKRFDDFLQEMPENIVRAKGLAWLASRNDFAIMVSQAGRSVGIEPVSYWVAAMPTETRRQILAENREMAQTWDPEYGDRRNELVFIGIDLDKEAITKQLDECLVNEEEIEQDWNTLEDPYPWQIS; the protein is encoded by the coding sequence ATGAAAAGAATACCAGTAACAATACTTAGTGGATACCTTGGTGCAGGTAAGACAACGTTAATGAACCACATATTAAACAATACAGAAGGACTAAAAGTTGCGGTCCTTGTAAACGATATGAGTGAAATTAATATCGATGCAGACTTAATTGCGAACGGTAGTAGTTTAAGTCGTACAGATGAAAAATTCGTAGAATTATCTAACGGATGTATTTGTTGTACATTACGTGAAGACTTACTTGTAGAAATCGAGAAACTTTCTAAACAAGATATCGACTACATATTAATTGAATCTACAGGAATCAGTGAACCAGTACCAGTCGCACAAACATTCTCATACGTCGATGAATCACTTGGCATCGACTTAACAAAAACAACATATATCGACACGATGGTCACAGTTGTAGATGCATATCGATTCTGGAATGACTATAATTCAGGAGAAACCCTACTTGATCGTCAAGAAGGAATGAGTGAAGTCGATGAACGTGAAGTCAGTGATTTACTCATTGACCAAATCGAATTCTGTGACATTATTATTTTAAATAAAACAGATTTAGTATCTGAAGATGAGTTATCGCAATTAAAACGAACAATTCGTACGTTACAACCTGAAGCAGAAATTATCGAAACAGTAAATGCAGAAGTACCACTTGAAAAAGTATTAAACACCGGACGTTTTGACTATGAAAAAGCAGCATCATCCGCAGGTTGGTTAAGAGAACTTGAAATGGGACATGAAAACCATATACCAGAAACAGAAGAATACGGTATCTCAAGTTTTGTATATAAAAGAACATTACCATTCAACGCAAAACGTTTTGATGATTTCTTACAAGAAATGCCAGAAAATATCGTTCGTGCAAAAGGACTTGCGTGGCTCGCATCAAGAAATGACTTTGCAATCATGGTTTCACAAGCAGGAAGAAGTGTTGGAATCGAACCCGTTAGTTACTGGGTGGCGGCAATGCCAACAGAAACACGCCGACAAATTTTAGCAGAAAATAGAGAAATGGCACAAACATGGGATCCAGAATATGGAGATAGAAGAAACGAACTTGTCTTCATCGGAATCGACTTAGACAAAGAAGCAATTACAAAACAACTCGATGAATGCTTAGTAAACGAAGAAGAAATCGAACAAGACTGGAATACGTTAGAAGATCCGTACCCATGGCAAATTAGTTAA
- a CDS encoding DUF2382 domain-containing protein, giving the protein MSFVQGSYNSSEEALEAVKGLKAEGYREDQIRLVANESTRDTFVNNSGVDVTSAEGSNGVNHEDESFWDKIVNAFTVEDDYEHRVGQDGDVLADYRSDIDAGKVLVVVDGERGNVSEANAVDGAAPVGGAYEGRDVNDRSRVAEADTQNVELKEEQLDANKREVESGQVNVSKNVVEDRESIDVPVEHDEVVIERHKVEDGREAKDGDFKDEDYSIPLTEEEVDVNKKSVVTEEVEVGKRRVTDTEHFEDNVRREELDVQTDGNVNVEKDQDRFNR; this is encoded by the coding sequence ATGAGTTTTGTACAAGGAAGTTATAATTCATCAGAAGAAGCATTAGAAGCAGTTAAAGGGTTAAAAGCAGAAGGTTACAGAGAAGACCAAATTAGATTAGTAGCAAACGAATCAACACGTGATACATTTGTAAATAATTCAGGTGTAGACGTTACTTCAGCAGAAGGATCAAATGGTGTAAACCATGAAGACGAGTCATTCTGGGACAAAATTGTAAATGCATTTACAGTTGAAGATGACTATGAACACCGTGTTGGACAAGACGGCGATGTGTTAGCAGATTACCGTTCAGATATTGATGCAGGTAAAGTTCTTGTTGTAGTAGATGGTGAACGTGGAAATGTTTCAGAGGCTAACGCAGTAGACGGCGCAGCACCAGTTGGTGGTGCTTATGAAGGTAGAGACGTAAATGACCGTAGCCGCGTAGCAGAAGCTGACACACAAAATGTAGAATTAAAAGAAGAACAACTCGACGCTAATAAACGTGAAGTTGAAAGTGGTCAAGTTAACGTTTCTAAAAATGTAGTTGAAGACAGAGAGTCAATTGACGTTCCAGTTGAACATGACGAAGTTGTAATTGAACGTCATAAAGTTGAAGACGGTAGAGAAGCTAAAGATGGTGACTTCAAAGATGAAGACTACTCAATTCCATTAACAGAAGAAGAAGTGGATGTCAATAAAAAATCAGTAGTCACTGAAGAAGTAGAAGTAGGTAAACGTCGTGTTACAGATACTGAACACTTTGAGGACAACGTTAGACGTGAAGAACTCGACGTTCAAACGGATGGTAATGTTAATGTAGAAAAAGATCAAGATAGATTTAATAGATAA